The Triplophysa dalaica isolate WHDGS20190420 chromosome 5, ASM1584641v1, whole genome shotgun sequence genome window below encodes:
- the LOC130420649 gene encoding extracellular matrix protein 2, producing the protein MTNSSYLRVSGCLQRRTHPFEGRHILTLKTFQPKMKAHTLLFWIFAVPAHTIVLQPNLNVSVLHYVSAESDLFGELRINLSSFNTKEERQNEEVTDTLTATVQYKSDGENDMMNMKIKETGSDVTQRPNQEEQETSDPIHKDNKVDQITDEPVLSALNSSYTQTVEFEEHLVPFAQTVNHYTTPPPKTAASQSAPKESVQAIPQPSFPSIPQNPATTASTSVSKTTVAIPKHDIPTPAVDTLLINASHTSDDVIVELHVVNNSKLRLLEETSINSTGVAARAGPIAKALPGVLKVKPKNMTSGTKPKGSKVKTKPKKLRKKERGKENKTKTLRKGNKGRKEKKLKATSDSHFPYFEDNYCPPVCSCYGRVVQCSDKHLDKIPYGIPYNSRYILLMNNRIDSIQSNLLSLYESMEFLVLTNNNLIDAVIEGAFEGIQSLKRLYMERNLLQSVPTDLPGSLEELRMDGNQLSRISGVAMSRCPNLLILSISNNSLGNNSSVVPPGVLLPLGKLRTLTLTNNRLTSVPLQLPLSLRELYLRGNLIQRLQGDIFWGEAELQVLDLSANRLSNKGLGKASLLNASRLESLNLEGNLLKQVPRHLPRSIKTLNLEGNFISSISKDAFISLPQLEHLGLARNKITKVAVGAFRVLPLLHQLDVSHNALRQVPRQLPLWLHSVTLKHNKIRTVPRDAFCWGRGDGSPLSRLVRVQLENNMIDLGHLDTQAFRCLRGVQVVQFY; encoded by the exons CAGGATGTCTCCAAAGAAGAACTCATCCATTTGAAGGACGCCACATACTCACCTTGAAAACATTCCAG CCAAAAATGAAAGCCCACACGCTGCTGTTTTGGATTTTTGCTGTGCCCGCGCACACAATTGTGCTTCAGCCAA ATCTGAATGTATCAGTCCTGCACTATGTATCCGCAGAGAGTGACCTTTTCGGAGAGCTGAGAATAAATCTGTCaagttttaacacaaaagaggagCGGCAAAATGAAGAGGTCACAGATACTTTAACAGCCACTGTTCAATATAAGAGCGATGGAGAAAATGACATgatgaatatgaaaataaagGAAACTGGAAGTGATGTCACGCAAAGACCGAACCAGGAAGAACAAGAAACATCGGATCCAATCCACAAGGACAACAAAGTGGACCAAATAACAGATGAACCCGTCCTCTCTGCATTGAATTCCTCATATACACAAACAGTGGAGTTCGAGGAACATCTTGTACCATTTGCACAAACTGTCAATCATTATACCACTCCCCCTCCGAAGACCGCTGCATCTCAATCTGCTCCGAAAGAATCAGTCCAAGCTATTCCACAACCATCGTTCCCTTCAATACCACAAAATCCAGCAACGACTGCAAGCACATCCGTATCCAAAACTACAGTTGCCATCCCAAAGCATGATATTCCCACCCCAGCTGTTGATACATTACTAATAAATGCCAGCCACAcaagtgatgatgtcatagtgGAGCTACATGTTGTGAACAACTCAAAACTCCGCCTGCTGGAGGAGACGAGCATCAATTCCACTGGTGTTGCAGCGAGGGCCGGTCCCATTGCCAAAGCTCTGCCTGGTGTTTTAAAGGTCAAACCTAAAAACATGACCTCGGGTACCAAACCCAAAGGCAGTAAAGTGAAGACAAAGCCAAAAAAGCttaggaagaaagaaagaggaaaggagaataaaacaaaaacgttgAGAAAAGGAAATAAAGGAAGAAAGGAGAAAAAATTGAAGGCAACGAGTGATTCACATTTTCCGTATTTTGAAGATAACTACTGTCCTCCAGTATGTTCCTGTTATGGGAG GGTGGTCCAGTGTTCGGACAAACATCTGGACAAAATACCTTACGGAATACCGTACAACTCCCGTTACATTCTTTTGATGAACAACCGCATCGACAGCATTCAGTCGAACCTGCTCTCTCTCTACGAATCCATGGAGTTCCTGGTGCTCACCAACAACAATTTAATAGATGCTGTGATCGAGGGGGCCTTCGAGGGCATTCAGAGCTTAAAGAGGCTATACATGGAGCGTAACCTTCTCCAGAGCGTCCCCACCGACCTGCCTGGTTCTCTGGAGGAGCTACGGATGGACGGGAACCAGCTGAGCAGGATATCTGGAGTAGCCATGAGTCGCTGCCCAAACCTGCTAATACTCAGTATAAGTAACAACAGTCTTGGTAACAACTCGTCCGTCGTCCCTCCAGGAGTTCTTCTTCCGCTGGGTAAATTGCGTACGCTTACTCTTACCAATAACCGCCTTACCTCCGTCCCCCTGCAGTTGCCACTCAGTCTCCGAGAACTCTATCTTCGTGGCAACCTCATCCAGCGTCTCCAAGGTGATATTTTCTGGGGAGAGGCGGAGCTCCAGGTGCTGGATCTAAGTGCAAATAGACTGAGCAATAAAGGTCTTGGGAAAGCATCGCTACTGAATGCCAGTCGCCTAGAAAGTTTAAATTTAGAAGGTAACTTATTGAAACAGGTTCCACGGCATTTGCCTCGCAGCATCAAAACCCTCAACTTAGAAGGAAACTTCATCTCGAGCATTAGCAAGGATGCGTTTATCTCACTGCCGCAGTTGGAGCACCTGGGCCTGGCACGAAATAAGATCACCAAGGTGGCCGTTGGTGCCTTCAGGGTTCTTCCGCTTTTGCATCAGCTGGATGTGAGTCACAACGCCTTGCGACAGGTACCGCGGCAACTACCGTTGTGGCTTCACTCCGTCACGTTGAAGCACAACAAGATCCGCACGGTTCCGCGTGATGCGTTCTGTTGGGGTCGAGGCGACGGGTCACCACTTAGCCGTCTGGTCAGAGTGCAGCTGGAAAATAACATGATAGATTTGGGCCACCTGGACACGCAGGCCTTCCGATGCCTGAGGGGCGTTCAGGTGGTGCAGTTTTACTGA